The following are from one region of the Polyangiaceae bacterium genome:
- the miaA gene encoding tRNA (adenosine(37)-N6)-dimethylallyltransferase MiaA: protein MELRDEQRLWVVVGPTASGKTELAVRLAEAIDGEVVSADSVQVYRYFDIGSGKPSAEELERAPHHLIDCCEPGEALDAARWAELAEAAVQDIKSRGKRPIVCGGSFLFVRALIYGLAPAPPADPALRERHRALAEAHGRPALYEELERVDPSRAAELNPNDFVRVSRALEIFELSGVPMSQWQAGHGFREVRYPARLIGVAREREQQDVLIAGRIEKMFAMGWLEEVAKLLERGYGDTRPMGSVGYRQLAELLKESRLEELVGSPRLQETQDAIYRATRVFARRQRTWLRDEHVEWLAPGELPT from the coding sequence GTGGAGCTGCGAGACGAACAGCGCCTATGGGTCGTCGTAGGACCGACAGCATCCGGCAAAACGGAGCTGGCGGTGCGCCTCGCTGAAGCCATCGATGGCGAAGTGGTGAGCGCGGACAGCGTGCAGGTGTATCGCTACTTCGACATAGGAAGCGGCAAGCCCAGCGCCGAGGAGCTGGAGCGCGCACCTCACCATCTGATCGACTGCTGCGAGCCGGGAGAAGCGCTGGATGCAGCTCGCTGGGCGGAGCTGGCTGAAGCAGCCGTGCAGGACATCAAGAGCCGCGGCAAGCGACCGATCGTGTGCGGTGGGAGCTTTCTCTTCGTCCGAGCGCTGATCTATGGGCTCGCCCCCGCTCCTCCCGCCGACCCGGCGCTGCGAGAGCGCCATCGGGCGCTTGCCGAAGCACACGGCCGCCCGGCGCTGTACGAAGAGCTGGAGCGTGTCGACCCGAGCCGTGCGGCGGAGCTCAACCCCAACGACTTCGTGCGAGTAAGTCGCGCGTTGGAAATCTTCGAGCTGTCGGGCGTGCCCATGAGCCAGTGGCAGGCGGGGCACGGTTTCCGCGAGGTACGCTATCCGGCGCGCCTGATTGGGGTAGCCCGCGAGCGGGAGCAACAGGATGTTCTGATTGCAGGCCGCATCGAGAAGATGTTCGCTATGGGCTGGCTCGAGGAGGTCGCGAAGCTGCTGGAGCGCGGCTACGGGGACACACGCCCCATGGGATCCGTCGGCTACCGGCAGCTGGCGGAGCTACTCAAGGAGAGCCGCCTGGAGGAACTGGTGGGCTCGCCTCGCCTCCAGGAGACGCAAGACGCCATCTACCGCGCAACGCGCGTCTTCGCCCGGCGTCAGCGCACTTGGCTCCGCGACGAACACGTTGAGTGGCTCGCGCCCGGCGAGCTACCCACCTAG
- the mutL gene encoding DNA mismatch repair endonuclease MutL, which produces MSRIHLLPPELASQIAAGEVVERPASAVKELVENALDAGATRVDVEIVGGGITKVAVRDDGRGMDAEDAALAVERHATSKLSAIADLQNVVTYGFRGEALPSIASVSRFRLVTRSAESDAATELRLEGGVNPVITPTASAVGTLIELKDLFFNVPARRKFLRSSNTESGHITEVLEAAAFARHDVSFTLTRDGRKVREWLRAPSRGERARAALQEDELAQCEGERGTLKVEAYLSRPERARAGAAGLRLFVNGRPIKDRALAVTVAQAYGSVLERGRYPRGIVYLELPPQLVDVNVHPQKTEVRFADARAVCDSLYRVLSLALAEAFALPAPAKNPWSQRQPNDTRPAWQRDTAQHMNVQHEKVQHNTPGAGGASTPFQGQTRLALESEPPRAAGSSPTASQDPWGLGPDTTESDPLQTYPQGNATSDLAALVAVRDSHLAPVRPDGTTAGDPGLRWANLRFVAQLRQTYLLCEAEDGFYVLDQHAAAERVTFDRLRRQYQSRTVPAQALLFPLTVDVSPEEADLIEERSEELQALGVDLRRRGPETVSIHAIPRLLGRASPERLVRDLLSEVTRRGGRGFSDAVDLALATMACHGSIRAGESLGAEEVKALLQALDQADFAGHCPHGRPVVTRVTWAELERKVGRR; this is translated from the coding sequence ATGTCGAGAATTCACCTCCTTCCTCCGGAGCTCGCGAGCCAGATTGCGGCTGGCGAAGTCGTGGAGCGACCAGCCAGCGCGGTGAAGGAGCTGGTCGAGAACGCGCTCGACGCGGGCGCCACACGAGTCGACGTCGAAATCGTGGGCGGTGGCATCACCAAGGTCGCTGTGCGCGACGACGGCCGAGGCATGGACGCGGAGGATGCGGCGCTTGCCGTAGAACGCCACGCGACGAGCAAGCTCTCTGCCATCGCAGACCTCCAGAACGTCGTGACCTATGGTTTCCGCGGAGAAGCACTGCCCTCCATTGCTTCCGTCAGTCGCTTTCGTCTGGTGACTCGCAGCGCGGAGTCCGACGCCGCGACGGAGCTGCGCTTGGAAGGCGGTGTGAATCCCGTGATCACCCCGACAGCCAGCGCAGTCGGGACGCTCATCGAGCTCAAAGACCTCTTTTTCAACGTACCGGCGCGACGCAAGTTCCTCCGCTCCAGCAACACCGAGTCTGGCCACATCACAGAAGTGCTGGAGGCGGCGGCTTTTGCCCGTCACGACGTGTCGTTTACGCTGACTCGCGATGGACGCAAGGTGCGGGAGTGGCTGCGCGCGCCGAGCCGCGGCGAACGCGCGCGTGCGGCGTTGCAAGAAGACGAGCTTGCTCAGTGTGAGGGAGAGCGCGGGACCCTCAAGGTCGAAGCATACCTATCGCGGCCAGAGCGGGCACGCGCAGGCGCTGCGGGGCTCCGACTATTCGTCAACGGTCGGCCGATCAAGGATCGCGCACTCGCTGTGACGGTCGCTCAAGCGTACGGCAGCGTGCTCGAGCGGGGACGTTATCCGCGCGGTATCGTGTACCTCGAGCTACCGCCCCAGCTGGTCGACGTGAACGTTCATCCGCAGAAGACGGAGGTGCGCTTCGCCGACGCGCGCGCCGTTTGCGACTCGCTCTACCGGGTGCTCTCCCTCGCGCTGGCAGAGGCATTCGCGTTGCCTGCTCCCGCCAAGAACCCCTGGTCCCAGCGTCAGCCAAACGACACCCGACCTGCCTGGCAGCGCGACACCGCGCAGCATATGAACGTGCAGCACGAGAAGGTGCAGCACAACACGCCCGGCGCGGGTGGAGCGAGCACACCCTTTCAAGGCCAAACCCGTCTCGCGCTGGAGTCCGAGCCGCCCCGAGCTGCAGGCTCCAGTCCTACAGCAAGCCAGGATCCTTGGGGGCTTGGCCCAGACACGACTGAGAGTGATCCGCTGCAAACGTATCCACAGGGCAATGCCACAAGCGACCTCGCAGCGCTTGTGGCGGTGCGCGACAGCCACCTCGCCCCAGTACGCCCAGACGGAACCACCGCTGGCGACCCGGGCCTGCGCTGGGCGAATCTGCGATTCGTCGCGCAGCTGCGGCAGACCTACCTGCTGTGCGAAGCGGAGGACGGCTTCTATGTCTTGGACCAACACGCAGCAGCCGAACGCGTCACCTTCGACCGGCTGCGCCGACAGTACCAATCCCGCACGGTGCCTGCTCAAGCGCTCCTCTTTCCACTCACTGTAGATGTCAGCCCGGAAGAGGCAGACTTGATAGAAGAGCGCAGCGAAGAGCTTCAAGCGCTGGGCGTGGACCTCAGGCGCCGTGGTCCAGAGACGGTGAGCATTCACGCCATCCCAAGGCTCCTCGGCAGGGCATCCCCAGAGCGTCTCGTGCGGGACCTGCTGAGTGAGGTGACTCGGCGCGGCGGTCGCGGCTTCTCCGACGCCGTGGACCTCGCCCTCGCAACCATGGCTTGCCACGGATCCATACGCGCCGGGGAAAGCTTGGGCGCAGAAGAAGTGAAGGCGTTGCTGCAGGCCCTCGACCAAGCCGACTTCGCTGGCCACTGTCCCCATGGTCGCCCGGTAGTGACCCGAGTGACCTGGGCGGAGCTGGAGCGCAAAGTCGGACGCCGCTGA
- a CDS encoding Cof-type HAD-IIB family hydrolase yields the protein MTLPPPKLLATDLDGTLLASDGTIHPEDAAAIQALAQRGVRVTFCTGRMHSGCGHLARQLDLTTPLVCLDGVQIVDPRSGKLVHTEPLPADAVAPLREALGELRPMTFLFGADRIVFDAHGDQAAPYVSIWTEAMDRVESVLDHPSWEDEALGMVAVGEQSRITELQHCVNGLKELESAAFISNRPGFEGIWAMVVRRRGVSKASGLQHLAELLEISLDEVVAVGDWLNDLTMMRAVGRSYAMGQSPPEVVDAANEVLRANHHTGGGIAEAARRSGLL from the coding sequence GTGACTCTTCCTCCCCCCAAACTCCTCGCCACTGATCTCGACGGAACGCTCCTCGCGAGCGACGGGACGATTCATCCCGAAGACGCGGCGGCTATTCAAGCGCTAGCGCAGCGCGGGGTTCGCGTGACCTTCTGCACGGGACGCATGCACTCGGGCTGCGGCCACCTCGCAAGGCAGCTGGACCTAACGACCCCGCTCGTCTGTCTAGACGGGGTGCAGATCGTCGACCCACGTAGCGGAAAGCTGGTTCACACCGAGCCGCTGCCTGCAGACGCGGTGGCGCCGTTGCGCGAGGCGCTCGGCGAGCTGCGGCCGATGACCTTCCTGTTCGGCGCGGATCGCATCGTGTTCGACGCCCACGGGGACCAGGCAGCGCCCTACGTGAGCATCTGGACCGAGGCAATGGACCGCGTCGAGAGCGTGCTGGATCATCCCTCATGGGAAGACGAGGCGCTCGGCATGGTCGCCGTGGGTGAGCAATCCCGGATCACCGAGCTGCAACACTGCGTGAACGGGCTCAAGGAACTCGAGAGCGCTGCGTTCATCTCTAACCGCCCCGGTTTCGAGGGGATCTGGGCGATGGTGGTGCGCCGTCGCGGTGTCAGCAAGGCAAGCGGGTTGCAGCACTTGGCGGAGCTGCTGGAGATCTCCCTGGACGAGGTCGTGGCCGTGGGTGACTGGCTCAACGATCTGACGATGATGCGCGCCGTCGGTCGGTCCTATGCGATGGGGCAGTCGCCGCCTGAGGTGGTGGACGCGGCCAACGAGGTGCTGCGAGCGAACCACCACACCGGTGGCGGGATCGCCGAAGCCGCAAGACGCTCCGGCTTGCTCTAG
- the rpmA gene encoding 50S ribosomal protein L27: MAHKKGGGSTRNGRNSNPQFRGTKVYGGEFIRAGGIIVRQVGMTMAPGPNVGLAKDFTLFALCDGHVKFGWETRTKKRVSVEPAAS; this comes from the coding sequence ATAAAAAGGGCGGCGGATCCACACGGAACGGCCGCAACAGCAATCCCCAGTTCCGCGGCACCAAGGTCTACGGCGGTGAGTTCATTCGCGCCGGCGGCATCATCGTGCGCCAGGTCGGCATGACCATGGCTCCCGGCCCCAACGTGGGTCTGGCCAAGGACTTCACGCTGTTCGCCCTCTGCGACGGCCACGTGAAGTTCGGCTGGGAGACGCGCACCAAGAAGCGCGTCTCGGTCGAGCCCGCTGCTAGCTGA